Proteins encoded within one genomic window of Epinephelus lanceolatus isolate andai-2023 chromosome 9, ASM4190304v1, whole genome shotgun sequence:
- the hic2 gene encoding hypermethylated in cancer 2 protein, whose translation MELPNHAKQLLLQLNQQRAKGFLCDVIIVVENALFRAHKNILAASSIYFKSLVLHDNLINLDTEMVNPSVFRQVLDFIYTGKLLSSLDQSSEQNFSALLTAASYLQLHDLAALCRKKLKRSGGKPLPGKPSTPGPLSRLRLNNQRLSSSTPAGPNNHYPPTPSDADQPQPDEGLRDKFSDDEMFVGSSARNGNGGNGSSNGNLSSGGSAGEPDHGLDLSKKSPPSAGTATDALSPHSNSQESPQSASVSTTNSASLDDSSTTLPGVDNCGSESMELNSSSKASDETQNQPDGPPPQKKTRQGARKNEWPKKEASGLKSEDHDRPLVNGVIVGPKDGRSSDQSFQCKDEEEGGENGQDHTDESGQSDGESAGGGGGTGGGHHSANYVYRQEGFEPAFGDNLYVCIPCGKGFPSSEQLNAHVETHNEDELYIKEEGGTFVKEEDEEEAEDLSAPVGPSNFGSEARPFKCTVCSKSYKDPATLRQHEKSHWLTRPFPCNICGKMFTQRGTMTRHMRSHLGLKPFACEECGMRFTRQYRLTEHMRVHSGEKPYECQLCGGKFTQQRNLISHLRMHTSPS comes from the coding sequence ATGGAACTGCCAAATCATGCCAAACAACTGCTGCTGCAACTCAACCAGCAGAGAGCCAAGGGCTTCCTGTGTGATGTTATCATCGTGGTGGAGAATGCACTCTTCCGTGCCCACAAGAACATCCTGGCAGCAAGCAgcatctacttcaagtctttGGTCCTCCACGATAACCTCATTAACCTCGACACAGAGATGGTTAACCCCTCTGTATTCAGACAAGTTCTGGACTTCATCTACACTGGGAAGCTCCTGTCCTCGTTGGACCAGAGCAGTGAGCAGAACTTCAGTGCCCTCTTAACCGCAGCCAGCTACCTCCAGCTCCATGACCTCGCTGCTCTGTGCAGAAAGAAGCTCAAGCGCAGTGGTGGGAAACCCCTGCCAGGTAAACCCTCCACTCCAGGTCCCCTCAGCCGCTTACGCCTCAACAACCAGCGCCTTTCCTCTTCTACCCCTGCTGGCCCCAACAACCACTATCCTCCGACCCCCTCCGATGCCGACCAGCCACAGCCAGATGAAGGCCTTCGGGACAAGTTCTCAGACGACGAAATGTTTGTTGGCAGCTCTGCGAGGAATGGCAATGGGGGGAATGGCAGCAGTAACGGTAACCTCAGCAGTGGAGGCAGTGCTGGGGAGCCAGACCATGGACTAGATCTGTCCAAGAAGAGCCCTCCCTCTGCGGGCACAGCCACTGATGCCCTCAGCCCACACAGCAACTCCCAAGAATCCCCTCAATCTGCCTCAGTATCCACAACCAACAGTGCCTCACTGGATGACTCCTCTACCACCCTACCAGGTGTAGACAACTGTGGCTCAGAGAGCATGGAGCTCAACTCCTCCTCTAAAGCCTCAGATGAAACCCAAAACCAGCCTGACGGCCCTCCACCCCAGAAGAAAACTCGGCAGGGTGCTCGTAAGAACGAATGGCCTAAGAAAGAGGCGTCAGGGTTGAAGTCTGAAGATCACGACAGACCCCTGGTTAACGGAGTGATTGTGGGTCCTAAAGATGGCCGTTCCTCTGACCAGTCCTTCCAGTGTAAAGatgaggaagaaggaggagagaacGGCCAGGACCACACTGATGAGAGTGGGCAAAGTGACGGAGAGAGTGCAGGAGGCGGCGGAGGAACAGGAGGGGGACACCACAGCGCCAACTACGTGTACCGGCAGGAAGGTTTTGAGCCAGCATTTGGAGACAACCTCTATGTGTGCATACCCTGTGGTAAGGGCTTCCCCAGCTCAGAGCAGCTCAATGCTCACGTGGAGACACACAATGAGGATGAGCTCTACATCAAAGAGGAAGGAGGGACCTTTGTgaaagaggaagatgaggaggaggcagaagaCCTCTCTGCCCCTGTGGGTCCCTCCAACTTTGGCTCTGAAGCGCGCCCGTTCAAGTGTACAGTCTGCAGTAAGAGCTACAAAGACCCGGCGACGCTGAGACAACACGAAAAGAGCCATTGGCTGACCAGGCCTTTCCCCTGCAACATCTGTGGGAAAATGTTCACCCAGAGGGGCACCATGACGCGCCACATGCGCAGCCACCTCGGCCTCAAGCCGTTTGCATGTGAAGAGTGTGGCATGCGCTTCACACGCCAGTACCGTCTGACAGAGCACATGCGTGTCCACTCTGGGGAGAAGCCGTACGAATGCCAGCTATGCGGGGGGAAGTTTACCCAGCAGCGCAACCTCATCAGTCACCTGAGAATGCACACCTCACCCTCTTAG